One genomic window of Panicum hallii strain FIL2 chromosome 6, PHallii_v3.1, whole genome shotgun sequence includes the following:
- the LOC112897478 gene encoding xyloglucan endotransglycosylase/hydrolase protein 8-like, whose protein sequence is MARRSLALLAVSLALLQVASAARSWLTQFTTDGIVRTGYDASGQKVMMLNLDRSSGPAGFNSKEQFLYGEFSIEMKLIPGNSAGTVSCFYLSSGTDDWRDEIDMEFMGNSSGQPVVLNTNVWANGDGKKEHQFDLWFDPSADYHTYTIIWNPENILFKVDNVFIRSFKRYADLPYPSSKPMTLHATLWDGSYWATEKGKVPIDWNNAPFVVSYRSFYANACVSGGACHAGRDGWMHRQLDAAEWGSVRWAERNYMRYNYCQDGYRFPLGLPAECSRS, encoded by the exons ATGGCGCGGCGTTCTCTAGCTCTGCTCGCCGTCTCCCTTGCGCTCTTGCAGGTCGcctcggcggcgaggtcctggctCACCCAGTTCACCACGGACGGCATCGTCCGCACGGGGTACGACGCTTCAGGCCAGAAGGTGATGATGCTCAACCTCGACCGGAGCTCTGGCCCCGCTGGCTTCAACTCCAAGGAGCAGTTCCTCTACGGCGAGTTCAGCATCGAGATGAAGCTCATCCCGGGAAACTCCGCCGGAACCGTCTCATGCTTCTAC CTTTCGTCCGGCACTGACGACTGGCGCGACGAGATCGACATGGAGTTCATGGGCAACTCCAGCGGCCAGCCGGTGGTGCTCAACACCAACGTGTGGGCCAACGGCGACGGCAAGAAGGAGCACCAGTTCGACCTGTGGTTCGACCCCTCTGCCGACTACCACACCTACACCATCATCTGGAACCCGGAGAACATCCTCTTCAAGGTGGATAACGTGTTCATCCGCTCCTTCAAGCGCTACGCCGATCTCCCCTACCCGAGCTCCAAGCCCATGACGCTGCACGCCACGCTGTGGGACGGCAGCTACTGGGCCACGGAGAAGGGCAAGGTCCCCATCGACTGGAACAACGCGCCCTTCGTCGTCTCCTACCGGAGCTTCTACGCCAACGCCTGCGTCAGCGGCGGCGCGTGCCACGCCGGCAGGGACGGGTGGATGCACAGGCAGCTCGACGCCGCCGAGTGGGGCAGCGTCAGGTGGGCGGAGCGCAACTACATGCGCTACAACTACTGCCAGGATGGGTACAGGTTCCCGCTGGGGCTCCCCGCCGAGTGCAGCCGCAGCTAA
- the LOC112897572 gene encoding xyloglucan endotransglycosylase/hydrolase protein 8-like, translating into MERRSLALLAVALAILQAASARSWLRQFTTDGTVRMGSDASGQQVVMLNLDRSSGAAGLNSKKQYLYGEFSFEMKLIRGNSAGTVSCFYLSSGTDEWRDEIDMEFMGNSSGQPVVLNTNVWANGDGKKEHQFDLWFDPTADYHTYTIIWNPTNILFKVDNVFIRSFKRFADLPYPSSKPMTLHATLWDGSYWATEKGKIPIDWKNAPFVVSYRSFYANACVSGGACHAGRDGWMRKQLNRAEWGTVKWAERNYMR; encoded by the exons ATGGAGCGGCGTTCTCTAGCTCTGCTCGCCGTCGCCCTCGCGATCTTGCAGGCCGCCTCGGCGAGGTCCTGGCTCAGACAATTCACCACAGACGGCACCGTGCGCATGGGAAGCGACGCTTCGGGCCAGCAGGTGGTGATGCTCAACCTAGACCggagctccggcgccgccggctTAAACTCCAAGAAGCAGTACCTCTACGGCGAGTTCAGCTTCGAGATGAAGCTAATCAGGGGAAACTCCGCCGGCACCGTCTCATGCTTCTAC CTTTCGTCCGGCACCGACGAGTGGCGCGACGAGATCGACATGGAGTTCATGGGCAACTCCAGTGGCCAGCCCGTGGTACTCAACACCAACGTTTGGGCCAATGGCGACGGCAAGAAGGAGCACCAGTTCGACCTCTGGTTCGACCCCACGGCCGACTACCACACCTACACCATCATCTGGAACCCCACCAACATCCTCTTCAAGGTCGACAACGTCTTCATCCGGTCCTTCAAGCGCTTCGCCGACCTCCCCTACCCGAGCTCCAAGCCCATGACCCTGCATGCTACCCTGTGGGACGGCAGCTACTGGGCCACCGAGAAGGGCAAGATCCCTATCGACTGGAAAAATGCGCCCTTCGTCGTCTCCTACCGCAGCTTCTACGCTAACGCCTGCGTCAGCGGCGGCGCGTGCCATGCCGGCAGGGATGGCTGGATGAGGAAGCAGCTCAACCGCGCCGAGTGGGGGACCGTGAAGTGGGCCGAGCGCAACTACATGCGCTAG